GCAGGCTCACCACCAGGCTGTCGGGCCCGGTCTGGCGGACGTCCACGGTCTTGACGGGGCTGTGCGCGGCCAGCCACTTCCTCCAGGCTCGGTCGGGCACGGCGCCTCAAACAGGGACGGGGAGCGGGTCTCAGCGGTTCGGGGTGGCGGGGGAATCGCCTGCTGCTTGGAGTCTGCCGCGCAGGGTGGCGGCGAAGTCCTCGGCGCGCGAGAGCTGGACGCGCAGGTCGGCGATGCGGTCCTGGGCGGCCTGCTCGTAGCCGCGTACCCGTTCCAGCAGTTTCTCCCGCTCCTCGGCCCCTGCCTCGGCTGGCGTGTCGGTGTCGAGGAGGTCGGTGGCCTCCAGCAGGTCGCGCATCTGGTCGAGGGTGAAGCCCAGTGGCTTCATCCGGCGGATCACCATCAGGCGGGCGACGTCGGCCTCGGTGTAGAGGCGAAAGCCCCCCTGGGAGCGGGCGGAGGGGACGAGGAGGCCGGCCTCCTCGTAGTGGCGGATGGTCCGCAGGGACAGTTCGGTACGGGTGGCGACCTCGCCGATCTGCATGTGCTCGGATTCCACGCCCGTTGCCCTCGGTCCTTCTCGTCCACGGTTTGCCCCGGGGCCGACGGCCCCAGCAATCCCTACTCTAACGTTAGGGTAGAGTTCACGGTGTGCGGGAGCGGCACGCGTGTGCCCCTTTCGCCGACCCGCGGACCGTGACCATGAGCGGTCCGCCCGCCCGTCGGGGCCGATGGCGCCTCCGCGAAGCCCCCTTCGGCAGGAGATCCAGCGTGCGCATGCCCCAGGTGCCCCGCGCCGCCACCTGCCCCCCGTGACCCTACGCGGACCGTGAGCTGATCGGCCGCCTGCGGGCCGGCCTCGCTCCACCCCTCAGCCTTTCCGCCCGCCACCTCGGGCGATCCGCGGGATGCCGCCCTGGCCTTCCGTGTTCCCGTCCCCGCGCGCACCGCCGGTCGCGCCCGAGCACGACAGGTTCCCGCCGTCTTGCAGACTTCCCCGCTCACCGCTGCCTCGCGCCTGCGCGGCTCCCGCCCCGCCTGGTTGTCGAACCCGAAGGTCCTGCGCACCGAGGTGCTGGCCGGCCTGGTGGTCGCCCTCGCGCTGATCCCCGAGGCGATCTCGTTCTCGGTCATCGCCGGGGTTGACCCGAAGATCGGCCTGTTCGCGTCCTTCACCATGGCCGTGACCATCGCGATCGTCGGCGGACGCCCCGCGATGATCTCCGCCGCCACCGGCGCCGTCGCACTGGTCATCGGCCCGCTCAACCGCCAGCACGGCCTGGGCTACCTCATCGCCTGCGTCATCCTCGCGGGCGTCCTCCAGATCGTGCTCGGCGCGCTCGGCGTCGCCAAGCTCATGCGCTTCGTGCCCCGCAGCGTGATGGTCGGCTTCGTCAACGCTCTGGCGATCCTGATCTTCATGGCGCAGATCCCCAACACGGTGGACGTGTTGTGGGCGGTCTACCCGCTGGTCGCCGCCGGCCTGGCCCTGATGGTGTTCTTCCCGAAGGTCACCACCGTGATCCCGGCGCCGCTGGTGTCCATCGTGATCCTGACCGTCATGACGGTGGGCGCCGGGATCGCCGTGCCGACCGTGGGCGACAAGGGCAAGCTGCCCTCGTCCCTGCCCGTGCCGGGCCTGCCGGACGTGCCGTTCACCCTGCACACCCTGACCGTCATCGCCCCCTACGCGCTCGCCATGGCGCTGGTCGGGCTGATGGAGTCGCTGATGACCGCCAAACTCGTCGACGACATCACCGAGACCCGCTCCAATAAGACCCGCGAGTCCATCGGCCAGGGCATCGCCAACATCGTCACCGGCTTCTTCGGCGGCATGGGCGGCTGCGCGATGATCGGCCAGACCATGATCAACGTGAAGACGTCCGGCGCCCGCACCCGCCTGTCCACGTTCCTGGCGGGCGCGTTCCTGATGGTGCTGTGCGTCGTCTTCGGCCCCGTCGTCTCCGACATCCCGATGGCCGCCCTGGTCGCCGTGATGATCCTGGTCTCCGTCGGCACCTTCGACTGGCACTCCATCGCCCCCAAGACGTTGAAGCGGATGCCCGCCGGTGAGATCACCGTCATGGTGATCACCGTCGCCGTCGTCGTCGCCACCAGCAACCTCGCGATCGGCGTCGTCGTCGGCTCCATCACCGCGATGGTCATCTTCGGCAAGCGCGTCGCCCACCTCGTGAACGTCACCGCGGTTACCGACCCCGACGGCGGCCAGGTGGTCTACTCGGTGACCGGCGCCCTGTTCTTCGCCTCCAGCAACGACCTCGTCGGCCAGTTCGACTACGCCGGCGACCCCGGCAAGGTCGTCATCGACCTCACCGACGCCCACATCTGGGACGCCTCCTCGGTGGCCGCCCTCGACGCCGTCGAGACCAAGTACACCCAGCGCGGCAAGACGGTGGAGATCATCGGCCTCAACCAGCACAGCGCCAGGATCCACGAAACCCTCAGCGGCGAACTCACCAGCCACTGACACCGCGCTCCACCTCGGGAGCCGTGCCCGCACTGCGGGCACGGCCCCCAGCCGTCCCGGGTCCGGCGCCAGGAGCGCAACCAGTTGTCGTGTCCCGATTGGTTGGTGGTCCAGCGGTTCACGGCGAGATGCGTCCTGGCCAGCCGTCAGGTTCAGCAGTGCGGACCGGTGTCGTCCTGCTCGGCCGCATCGGGACTGTCGTCGCCCTCCCGGCCGACGCCGGTCCAGGCCCCGGATGGGTAGGGCAGGTCGGCGTCCTCGATGCCGAGCAGCGGGCAGCCCCTGGTGCGGTTCGGGCCGGGGATCACCGGCGGGCCTCTTCCCGGCGGTCGGTGGCGGTCAGCTCGGCGGCTGAGCGATCAGCCGCCGGCGGAGGTCGATCTCCTCGGGGGTGAGCGGTTCGTCGTCCTGGCGGATGCGTGCCGGACGGGGCCGCAGGGGCAGGCCGTCGTCCGCTGCCGCGTTGGCGGCTTCCTCCGCCTCGGCGAGCGCCCGGTACACCGAGGCAACCCACGGGTGCTCGCCGGCGTTCTTGCCGGTCTTGATGACGAGCTTCTTGGCGATCTCGGGCACCGGGGTGCCCTTGTCCTTGAGCGCGACGGCGAAGGTCAGCATGTCGTCGTCGATGACCTTCGGCCGGCCGCCGTGGTTGCCCTTGCGGGCGGCGCTCTGCTGGCCCTCCAGGGTCTTCTCCCGGATGTAGTTGCGGTCGAGCTGGGCAGCGACGGCCAGCACGGCGAAGAGCATCGAGCCCA
The nucleotide sequence above comes from Streptomyces sp. NBC_01431. Encoded proteins:
- a CDS encoding recombinase family protein, which codes for MPRSVATSGQRSKSINTVQRQVLKLATEFKEAAPDQVVILTAHEMKRLARNAAELMQLSADLEGAGILLELLTGPLTGVYDPNGMGSMLFAVLAVAAQLDRNYIREKTLEGQQSAARKGNHGGRPKVIDDDMLTFAVALKDKGTPVPEIAKKLVIKTGKNAGEHPWVASVYRALAEAEEAANAAADDGLPLRPRPARIRQDDEPLTPEEIDLRRRLIAQPPS
- a CDS encoding SulP family inorganic anion transporter, with the translated sequence MQTSPLTAASRLRGSRPAWLSNPKVLRTEVLAGLVVALALIPEAISFSVIAGVDPKIGLFASFTMAVTIAIVGGRPAMISAATGAVALVIGPLNRQHGLGYLIACVILAGVLQIVLGALGVAKLMRFVPRSVMVGFVNALAILIFMAQIPNTVDVLWAVYPLVAAGLALMVFFPKVTTVIPAPLVSIVILTVMTVGAGIAVPTVGDKGKLPSSLPVPGLPDVPFTLHTLTVIAPYALAMALVGLMESLMTAKLVDDITETRSNKTRESIGQGIANIVTGFFGGMGGCAMIGQTMINVKTSGARTRLSTFLAGAFLMVLCVVFGPVVSDIPMAALVAVMILVSVGTFDWHSIAPKTLKRMPAGEITVMVITVAVVVATSNLAIGVVVGSITAMVIFGKRVAHLVNVTAVTDPDGGQVVYSVTGALFFASSNDLVGQFDYAGDPGKVVIDLTDAHIWDASSVAALDAVETKYTQRGKTVEIIGLNQHSARIHETLSGELTSH
- a CDS encoding MerR family transcriptional regulator — encoded protein: MESEHMQIGEVATRTELSLRTIRHYEEAGLLVPSARSQGGFRLYTEADVARLMVIRRMKPLGFTLDQMRDLLEATDLLDTDTPAEAGAEEREKLLERVRGYEQAAQDRIADLRVQLSRAEDFAATLRGRLQAAGDSPATPNR